From Denitrovibrio acetiphilus DSM 12809, the proteins below share one genomic window:
- a CDS encoding helix-turn-helix domain-containing protein translates to MENKSKFISVTTSQEYNLFEKNRIHEHRSTENIYDPCISLNEMTQHVETIRVQPGMLLNIIKIPADKEFYMHFDIEKAPFSFECWLQGDVEYFYKNTEMNGSEKIRKGNIIFGATASGQGFCHKSAGTPVEFIQLFIDPHLLQIMLRNTLGNCSIKYHSCLYKNKHTHRFITAKMPQAVMATAKNISQCSKEHPFRNLILANKAQELLFNILMGLFLTSPECTKCSIQPEDIQKFHYIKNIIEENLHQPLSHRQIAKKAGINEFKLKTGFKELFGKTVYGYVLEKRIENAKAMLETGTKSVSDVAWDIGYTNVSHFISVFRKYYGVTPGKFLGSVRQKKTYSQISSV, encoded by the coding sequence ATGGAAAATAAATCAAAGTTCATAAGCGTTACGACCTCACAAGAATATAACTTGTTTGAAAAAAACAGGATTCACGAACATAGATCGACGGAAAACATATACGACCCATGCATTTCTTTAAATGAAATGACGCAACATGTAGAAACTATCAGAGTACAGCCCGGCATGCTTCTTAATATTATCAAAATACCCGCAGATAAAGAATTTTATATGCATTTCGATATTGAAAAAGCACCTTTTTCATTTGAATGCTGGCTTCAGGGAGATGTTGAGTATTTTTACAAAAATACAGAAATGAACGGGTCTGAAAAAATAAGAAAGGGCAATATTATCTTTGGAGCAACAGCCAGCGGTCAAGGATTTTGTCACAAATCAGCAGGTACACCTGTAGAATTCATACAGCTTTTCATAGACCCACACCTTCTTCAGATAATGCTCAGAAATACTCTGGGGAACTGCAGCATCAAATACCACAGCTGTCTTTATAAAAACAAGCATACACACAGATTTATAACTGCAAAAATGCCTCAGGCTGTTATGGCAACAGCTAAAAACATCTCTCAGTGCAGCAAAGAGCACCCGTTTAGAAATCTGATTCTGGCAAATAAGGCTCAGGAACTTCTTTTTAACATATTAATGGGACTTTTCCTGACGTCCCCCGAATGCACTAAATGCTCTATACAACCTGAAGATATCCAGAAATTTCATTACATAAAAAACATAATAGAGGAAAACCTCCATCAGCCTCTCTCTCATAGACAGATAGCCAAAAAAGCCGGAATCAATGAATTTAAACTCAAAACCGGATTTAAAGAATTATTCGGTAAAACAGTATACGGGTATGTACTTGAAAAGCGCATAGAAAACGCAAAAGCAATGCTCGAAACAGGAACAAAAAGTGTCAGTGATGTTGCCTGGGATATTGGCTACACGAATGTCAGCCACTTTATTTCAGTATTCAGAAAATATTACGGAGTCACTCCGGGAAAATTTCTAGGCTCTGTCAGGCAGAAAAAGACCTATAGTCAAATATCATCCGTATAA
- a CDS encoding TonB-dependent receptor plug domain-containing protein, translating into MFNTFVNMRVAAYAVILFIMVTFPVCAEEKQDTGLSSAELENMLVIDEVEVKGELTEESIEGKTVINEETIKMLPRGNGDITEALRIAPGVQFDDDYRDSLTAGEIEPGRISISGGKDYQNLFMLDGMSNSSILNPAEESIYDTDNVSGNPQKFFIDSSIVKKVTVFDSNVPVKYGGFLGGVVDVETIDPTQNVWGNISYRTTRSEWANFYVDEIKQDDFENSNDSQKGQPKFEKHHFNATLNTPVTDKLAVVFNYKKLESTIPVRFYNKWQDEERLNETFLVKGLLNISSSSYLDATVSYAPYKQKIYFPNVKNSGFDVHGGGYYAAVNYTKESGDSKLEIHADYSVSENSRDASNVFYHWATTSSKDWGYMKDPSSVSEGSVGGSYEGGYGDLYKSESVFNFKLDHDPFRFKFGGDHVVSYGFHYSNIKGIMDKSESSYLYKDPVVDSDVICGGQQGVDCLEGEQYFSEKTIAPSFKNEALINTVNFYAQDEYDIWRLNFRLGLRYTYDDYMENHDIAPRTSFEYDIFDSKRTVLLAGYNRYYGTNLLDNKLREEQPDDLEYIRSTYRNEVQDWITVTPAVDTVYKYSDLNTPYSDEYMVGVAQYLLGGTLNLKYITRDNKDEFASEIYSVNGKKYRKLNNNGESSFESFQIKWDRSWKNHYVMLNAMWQESETAQDSYDDEYDLEDLDKDILYNGSKIKLAELPKDNFNRPITVNLTYTGKFFKHLSVSPVIKYRSSYRDIRLVNGSQIIGTTGETDPETGAVEYKTIASYKDVTFNHSVLVDLRFSWEQPVYKTHTIKVSFDINNLFDRKIVKGYGSTSDSEMYEEYELGRSFWAGVEYAF; encoded by the coding sequence ATGTTTAATACATTTGTTAATATGAGGGTGGCCGCTTATGCGGTCATCCTTTTCATTATGGTGACATTTCCTGTATGCGCAGAAGAAAAACAGGATACCGGGCTTTCCTCTGCTGAGCTTGAAAACATGCTTGTGATAGATGAAGTGGAAGTCAAAGGTGAGCTGACCGAAGAGTCTATAGAAGGCAAAACTGTTATTAATGAAGAAACTATAAAAATGCTTCCCAGAGGTAACGGCGACATAACAGAAGCTCTGCGTATTGCTCCCGGAGTGCAGTTTGATGATGATTACAGAGATTCTTTGACTGCCGGCGAGATCGAGCCCGGGCGGATTTCCATATCCGGTGGGAAGGATTACCAGAACCTTTTTATGCTCGACGGTATGAGCAATTCAAGTATTCTGAACCCCGCAGAAGAAAGTATTTACGATACTGATAATGTCTCCGGAAACCCTCAGAAGTTTTTCATAGATTCCTCAATAGTTAAAAAGGTTACAGTTTTCGACAGTAACGTTCCGGTGAAGTACGGCGGTTTTCTCGGCGGTGTTGTGGATGTGGAAACCATAGACCCTACTCAGAATGTATGGGGGAATATTTCTTACCGCACAACAAGATCTGAGTGGGCTAACTTTTATGTAGATGAAATTAAGCAAGACGATTTTGAAAACTCTAATGACTCGCAAAAGGGGCAGCCGAAGTTTGAAAAGCATCATTTCAATGCAACTCTTAATACCCCTGTAACAGATAAGCTGGCTGTGGTTTTTAATTATAAAAAGCTCGAATCAACTATACCTGTCAGGTTTTATAATAAGTGGCAGGATGAAGAGCGCCTTAACGAAACATTTCTGGTGAAAGGTCTGCTGAATATCAGCAGTTCCAGCTATCTGGATGCCACTGTCAGTTATGCTCCTTATAAGCAGAAAATATATTTCCCGAATGTCAAAAACAGCGGGTTTGATGTACATGGAGGCGGCTACTACGCTGCTGTGAATTATACAAAAGAGAGCGGTGACTCAAAGCTGGAAATACATGCAGATTATTCTGTGTCTGAAAACAGCAGAGACGCTTCAAATGTTTTCTATCACTGGGCAACGACATCGTCTAAAGACTGGGGATATATGAAAGACCCTAGTTCTGTAAGTGAAGGTAGCGTTGGCGGTAGTTATGAAGGCGGTTACGGCGACCTTTATAAAAGCGAATCTGTATTCAACTTTAAGCTGGATCATGATCCTTTCCGCTTTAAGTTTGGCGGTGACCATGTTGTTTCATACGGTTTTCACTATTCAAACATCAAAGGCATAATGGACAAAAGCGAATCAAGCTATCTGTACAAAGACCCGGTAGTGGATTCTGATGTTATATGTGGAGGGCAGCAGGGTGTGGACTGCCTTGAAGGGGAACAGTATTTTTCAGAGAAAACAATAGCACCTTCTTTTAAAAATGAAGCACTTATTAATACCGTAAACTTTTATGCGCAGGACGAATATGATATATGGCGTCTGAACTTCAGGCTTGGGCTCCGCTATACTTATGATGATTATATGGAGAACCATGACATAGCACCGAGAACATCTTTTGAGTATGATATTTTCGACAGCAAGAGAACAGTTCTGCTTGCCGGATATAACAGATATTACGGTACAAATCTTCTGGATAATAAGCTTCGTGAAGAACAGCCTGATGATCTGGAATATATACGCTCAACCTACCGCAATGAAGTGCAGGACTGGATTACAGTTACCCCTGCCGTAGATACTGTTTATAAATACAGCGATCTGAACACCCCTTATTCTGATGAATATATGGTCGGTGTTGCCCAGTACCTTTTGGGCGGAACACTAAATCTTAAATATATCACAAGAGATAACAAAGACGAGTTTGCCAGCGAGATTTATAGTGTCAATGGCAAGAAATACAGAAAGCTGAACAACAATGGTGAAAGTTCATTTGAATCATTTCAGATAAAATGGGACAGATCATGGAAAAATCACTATGTAATGCTTAATGCCATGTGGCAGGAGTCTGAAACTGCGCAGGATAGTTATGATGATGAGTATGATCTGGAAGACCTTGATAAAGATATCCTTTATAACGGCAGTAAAATAAAGCTTGCCGAACTTCCGAAAGATAATTTTAACAGACCGATTACCGTTAATCTTACTTATACAGGGAAATTTTTTAAACACTTAAGTGTTTCTCCCGTTATTAAATACCGCTCATCATACAGAGATATACGGCTTGTTAACGGTTCTCAGATTATCGGGACTACCGGAGAGACGGACCCTGAGACAGGGGCTGTTGAGTATAAAACAATCGCATCTTATAAAGATGTGACATTCAATCACAGTGTTCTCGTTGACCTGCGTTTTTCCTGGGAACAACCTGTGTATAAAACTCATACAATCAAAGTTTCCTTTGATATCAATAACCTTTTCGACAGGAAGATTGTGAAGGGGTACGGTTCAACATCTGATTCTGAAATGTATGAAGAATATGAGCTCGGAAGAAGCTTCTGGGCAGGGGTTGAATATGCATTCTGA
- a CDS encoding ABC transporter ATP-binding protein — MHSDNIVEIKNLEHSYGKNKVLHGLSFNVRKGSIFGLLGKNGAGKTTSINIMMGFLRPDSGSCLILGEEAHSLSSDAKRKIGLLHEGHLSYEFLSIAETEEFYEGFYPAWDSDVYNDMINKLKLKRTHKIKNMSCGQRSQVALAVLMAQGAEILILDDFSMGLDAGYRRLFLDMLTHYSKQLNKTVMITSHIVQDLERFVDDALIIEKGVVLKKAPIGELKQGLNKFFFCADSLLSNMDAMDFVHDYSVLNRGYEIVTGLDADKTAERLSCLTSGMTGFEQRELSLEDAFIALTGKY; from the coding sequence ATGCATTCTGATAATATCGTAGAGATCAAAAATCTTGAGCATTCATACGGCAAGAATAAAGTTCTGCATGGACTCAGTTTTAATGTACGGAAAGGTTCAATCTTCGGGCTGCTTGGTAAAAACGGTGCAGGCAAAACAACCTCTATCAACATCATGATGGGCTTTCTGCGTCCGGACAGCGGGAGCTGCCTGATACTTGGGGAAGAAGCACACAGTTTGAGCAGTGATGCCAAGCGGAAAATAGGGCTTCTGCATGAAGGGCACCTTTCATATGAGTTTCTCAGCATTGCAGAGACAGAAGAGTTTTACGAAGGGTTTTACCCTGCATGGGACAGTGATGTTTATAACGACATGATAAATAAGCTGAAACTGAAACGTACGCATAAGATAAAAAACATGTCATGTGGGCAGAGGTCTCAGGTTGCGCTTGCTGTCCTGATGGCACAGGGTGCAGAGATTCTCATATTGGATGATTTCTCTATGGGGCTTGATGCAGGGTATCGGAGGCTTTTCCTTGATATGCTCACTCATTATTCAAAACAGCTGAACAAAACTGTGATGATTACCTCGCATATAGTGCAGGATCTGGAGCGCTTTGTGGATGATGCCCTGATAATAGAAAAGGGTGTTGTGCTTAAAAAAGCTCCCATTGGCGAGCTGAAACAGGGGCTGAACAAATTTTTCTTCTGCGCCGACAGTTTGCTTTCAAACATGGATGCAATGGATTTTGTGCATGATTATTCTGTGTTAAACAGAGGTTACGAGATCGTGACAGGTCTTGATGCTGATAAAACAGCAGAGAGACTTAGTTGTCTTACATCCGGCATGACTGGGTTCGAACAGCGGGAATTATCTCTGGAAGATGCTTTTATCGCACTTACAGGGAAATATTAG
- a CDS encoding DUF4857 domain-containing protein → MKYLSRYIVLIVAFLGLTTVLPSLYRVAFADYKPHRSVTFSPVVDDFFYVSVEKNVGVTYTDAAGNEYSKIDYYHAKPFLYARNLVRWGTYPTLIAGKYIPADEVSKNLYFFGIRPKRVDIELNRIPLYPLYESSGEFTQLEIPNDLFRISGRMEFISGMTRGVDSEKSELFTSALTKAGFSFPAQGIFGNTNFKKPYDFGYFAEDAKGDIFHIKQLHGKPFVRNTNKPAGADFEYISVSEDYANPSYGVFVTESGDVYRLEKNGYEYKRFDVGQIDVREQYLRVFGDPLYTYVTVRDKDKTEMYVFHKDDTLYKKHIIEEVSSLSPFFEAGYDAVFPFTLRTFEPKAFKHHLYLEPSERVGLAVMFSAVLAMLYAGIMMFRRKSMKMAAADSIFVLIGGLIPFVLLLLMGSERRR, encoded by the coding sequence ATGAAATATTTATCAAGATATATAGTGTTGATAGTCGCTTTTCTTGGGCTGACAACAGTATTGCCATCTCTGTACAGAGTTGCATTTGCTGATTATAAACCCCATAGGTCTGTGACCTTTAGCCCAGTTGTTGATGATTTCTTCTACGTTTCCGTGGAGAAAAATGTTGGTGTCACATACACGGATGCGGCGGGTAATGAATACAGCAAGATTGACTATTATCATGCCAAACCTTTTCTTTATGCCAGAAACCTTGTGCGCTGGGGGACATACCCGACACTTATCGCCGGGAAGTATATTCCGGCTGATGAGGTAAGCAAAAATCTGTACTTTTTCGGCATAAGACCGAAGAGGGTTGACATAGAGCTGAACAGGATTCCTCTTTATCCTCTTTATGAGTCTTCAGGCGAGTTTACACAGCTCGAGATACCGAACGACCTCTTCCGGATTAGCGGCAGAATGGAGTTTATCAGCGGAATGACAAGGGGGGTTGATTCCGAAAAGAGCGAACTTTTTACTTCTGCACTGACAAAAGCCGGATTTAGCTTTCCTGCTCAGGGAATTTTCGGCAACACAAACTTTAAGAAACCATATGATTTCGGCTATTTTGCTGAAGACGCAAAAGGCGATATCTTTCATATAAAACAGCTTCACGGCAAGCCGTTTGTGAGGAATACAAATAAACCGGCTGGGGCTGATTTTGAATATATTTCTGTTTCAGAGGACTATGCAAACCCTTCTTATGGAGTGTTTGTAACTGAGTCAGGTGACGTCTACAGGCTGGAAAAGAACGGATACGAGTATAAGCGTTTTGATGTGGGACAGATAGATGTCCGTGAGCAGTATCTGCGTGTGTTCGGAGATCCTCTTTATACATATGTGACAGTGAGGGACAAGGACAAAACTGAAATGTATGTCTTCCACAAGGATGACACCCTTTACAAGAAGCACATAATTGAAGAAGTCAGTTCACTTTCACCTTTTTTCGAAGCCGGCTATGACGCTGTGTTCCCTTTTACTTTGCGAACTTTTGAGCCGAAAGCCTTTAAGCATCATCTGTATCTGGAGCCGTCTGAGAGGGTTGGGCTGGCTGTAATGTTTTCCGCTGTGCTGGCGATGCTGTACGCTGGAATCATGATGTTCAGGCGTAAAAGTATGAAGATGGCGGCAGCGGATTCAATATTTGTACTCATCGGCGGGCTGATACCTTTTGTACTGCTGCTTCTGATGGGGAGTGAAAGAAGAAGATGA
- a CDS encoding DUF3450 domain-containing protein gives MKNIFAVILLLLSASAYAETAGEILNTQKSIHSIKSKFYEEKEEWDKDKLNMEERYGALTRAVEAREAYLLNLKKINEELAGELERKKTKMTSAKGVERRLDILLADMLMKLQRHIESTSGYTYDQRMQSLEEMMRLNADPEVKPQEKIRRVAELFMVEADLARFAEVYEEKVTLNGKEISGYLLRLGALGQFFTTPDKRRAAVYDPAQNGFTEIDQRYAQEIMKAARIIEKKAAPELVHLPVGRLQR, from the coding sequence ATGAAAAACATATTTGCAGTGATATTGCTTCTGCTTTCTGCGTCTGCATATGCGGAGACAGCAGGAGAGATACTGAATACTCAGAAAAGTATTCACAGCATAAAATCTAAGTTTTATGAAGAGAAAGAGGAGTGGGACAAAGACAAGCTGAATATGGAAGAACGCTATGGCGCTTTGACAAGGGCTGTGGAGGCACGGGAGGCATATCTTTTAAACCTGAAAAAGATAAATGAAGAGCTTGCGGGTGAGCTTGAACGGAAGAAGACAAAAATGACCTCTGCAAAAGGGGTTGAACGTCGCCTTGATATCCTTCTGGCTGACATGCTTATGAAGCTTCAGAGGCATATTGAGTCAACTTCCGGTTATACATATGACCAGCGTATGCAGAGTTTAGAGGAGATGATGCGCCTGAATGCTGATCCGGAGGTTAAACCACAGGAGAAGATAAGGCGTGTTGCCGAGCTTTTTATGGTGGAGGCGGATCTTGCCCGCTTTGCAGAAGTATACGAAGAGAAGGTAACTTTGAATGGAAAAGAGATCTCCGGGTATCTTCTGCGTCTGGGAGCTCTTGGACAGTTTTTTACAACACCGGATAAGAGAAGAGCAGCCGTTTATGACCCCGCACAGAATGGATTTACAGAGATAGATCAGAGGTATGCACAGGAGATCATGAAAGCTGCAAGGATAATAGAGAAGAAAGCTGCACCGGAGCTTGTGCACCTTCCTGTGGGGAGGCTTCAGCGATGA
- a CDS encoding MotA/TolQ/ExbB proton channel family protein, giving the protein MRKLTLLMIVFLSCYSVFAEDLRKVYQDALKEKNSVEHELKQKIENLRTDRVAFEKELKAMEKRYAQIESEIDSARKLNESLREGVAEADKLSAELSGDMRSIENAVNTAVDDFRAVGAASGIEAEEPSDDVLYDLNVLADKYMQFYKTAGAVSRGTSQVLTPDGTQKDMNVYSIGSFGYLYAEEDAGGYLQRSESGSLEIVPGQTADVVKGAERYLHGESETVGLDITSGAVYMQWANRITPATQIRKGGVLVLPIFIVFALAVILAGERIYRLYIRGIGDCSQADVLAGYLREGNVKDAESTVKNIGTVTPLGRVFNAVMSSAGKPRNVRSDILEQALISESSVLERNLSFLSVAAAVSPMLGLMGTVTGMISTFHAITVYGSSDPRMMAGGISEALTTTMLGLTAAIPIMLAVTIFNRRTENLTDRLQECAVKVFNNMEQGDDA; this is encoded by the coding sequence ATGAGAAAATTAACTTTACTGATGATAGTTTTTCTGTCTTGTTATTCCGTTTTTGCTGAGGATCTGCGCAAAGTTTATCAGGATGCGCTTAAAGAAAAAAATAGTGTTGAACATGAACTGAAGCAGAAAATAGAAAATTTGCGCACTGACAGAGTCGCTTTTGAAAAAGAGCTTAAAGCCATGGAAAAGAGATATGCGCAGATTGAAAGTGAGATAGATTCTGCAAGGAAACTGAACGAAAGCCTGAGAGAAGGAGTTGCAGAGGCTGATAAATTATCTGCTGAACTGAGCGGGGATATGCGCTCCATAGAAAATGCAGTTAATACCGCTGTGGATGATTTCCGTGCTGTCGGGGCAGCTTCAGGTATTGAGGCAGAAGAGCCGTCTGACGATGTTCTTTATGACCTTAACGTCCTTGCGGATAAATATATGCAGTTTTATAAAACTGCCGGAGCTGTAAGCAGGGGAACGAGTCAAGTTCTCACACCTGATGGAACCCAAAAAGATATGAATGTCTATAGTATTGGAAGCTTCGGGTATCTTTATGCAGAAGAAGATGCTGGCGGATATCTTCAGCGCAGTGAGAGTGGCTCCCTTGAAATAGTGCCGGGGCAGACAGCTGATGTTGTCAAAGGTGCAGAACGTTATCTGCATGGCGAATCTGAAACTGTAGGGCTGGACATAACTTCCGGTGCTGTTTATATGCAGTGGGCAAACAGGATTACGCCCGCCACGCAGATCAGAAAAGGCGGAGTTCTCGTACTGCCTATATTTATTGTCTTTGCACTGGCTGTGATACTTGCGGGTGAAAGGATATATAGACTGTATATCAGAGGGATAGGAGATTGCAGTCAGGCGGATGTCCTCGCCGGCTACCTGAGAGAAGGAAATGTCAAAGATGCTGAATCCACAGTTAAAAATATAGGCACTGTGACACCACTCGGCAGAGTCTTTAACGCTGTGATGTCATCTGCGGGGAAACCCCGTAATGTCCGCTCTGACATTCTTGAGCAGGCACTTATAAGCGAGTCTTCTGTACTGGAAAGGAATCTTTCTTTTCTGAGTGTTGCGGCGGCAGTTTCTCCAATGCTTGGTCTCATGGGGACAGTTACAGGGATGATCAGCACTTTTCACGCTATCACCGTTTACGGCTCATCTGACCCGAGAATGATGGCGGGGGGGATCTCCGAAGCTTTGACAACTACTATGCTTGGGCTTACAGCAGCTATACCTATTATGCTGGCAGTAACAATCTTTAACAGGCGTACAGAGAATCTGACTGACAGGCTTCAGGAGTGTGCCGTAAAAGTTTTTAATAATATGGAGCAGGGCGATGATGCCTGA
- a CDS encoding MotA/TolQ/ExbB proton channel family protein has product MMPENLLMLATENPVHTMIFLITFYMWYCIFDRLIVYAGLFRRNSEGERSIAVLTRERIMSRGSSAEVELNIIGRMISRNLSVIKVSTVIAPMLGLLGTVWGMLITFNIISDNGTGDPALMSDGISKALTSTRLGLTATVFGMLMAAVLERMRRKLTAYAGAESIRNGRSVI; this is encoded by the coding sequence ATGATGCCTGAGAATCTTTTAATGCTGGCAACAGAGAACCCTGTGCATACGATGATCTTCCTTATCACATTCTACATGTGGTACTGCATCTTCGACAGACTCATTGTTTATGCAGGTCTGTTTCGCAGGAATTCTGAGGGTGAGCGGAGTATTGCTGTTCTTACAAGGGAGCGCATCATGAGCCGGGGCTCGTCCGCCGAAGTTGAGCTGAATATCATAGGCAGAATGATTTCCAGAAACTTATCAGTAATAAAGGTAAGCACAGTGATAGCGCCTATGCTTGGTCTTCTGGGCACGGTATGGGGTATGCTCATCACTTTTAACATAATCTCCGACAACGGCACGGGTGACCCTGCCCTTATGTCGGACGGGATATCCAAAGCTCTTACGTCCACAAGGCTGGGGCTTACGGCTACGGTTTTCGGAATGCTTATGGCTGCGGTGCTGGAGCGTATGAGGCGCAAGCTGACCGCTTATGCCGGAGCGGAAAGTATCAGAAACGGCAGGTCGGTTATATGA
- a CDS encoding ExbD/TolR family protein, giving the protein MRRISSKKSTGADELNMTPMIDLIFLLLVFFIVTTSFTKETGVDVARPAAKTAEKSEALTVMMAIDDTGAVFLEKKQIDVRSIRGRMSALSSDNPDISVMLVADRKANVEDVVAVMDQCRLAGVEKISLSAEKKF; this is encoded by the coding sequence ATGAGAAGGATATCCTCTAAAAAGAGTACAGGCGCAGATGAACTGAATATGACTCCGATGATAGACCTTATCTTTCTGCTTCTGGTATTTTTTATAGTTACCACCTCTTTTACAAAAGAGACAGGGGTAGACGTTGCCCGACCGGCAGCAAAAACGGCTGAAAAGAGTGAAGCTCTGACAGTTATGATGGCGATAGATGATACAGGAGCGGTTTTTCTTGAGAAAAAGCAGATAGATGTAAGAAGCATAAGAGGGAGGATGAGCGCTCTCTCTTCGGATAATCCGGATATTAGTGTCATGCTTGTGGCAGACAGGAAAGCTAATGTGGAAGATGTTGTTGCTGTTATGGATCAGTGCCGTCTTGCCGGAGTGGAGAAGATAAGCCTTTCCGCTGAAAAGAAGTTCTGA
- a CDS encoding energy transducer TonB — protein MAKSIFLAVLKSVLALVMTVVVFTVFRGADNHYKLTNNPSQGELTVQRPADDDRTQEEMKENLLEQEEQEIVPEPVEIIMDDIPVDMEFETGDVFVPVAEPQVDVSAVDMPSAPRDQQAKSSASGAEGLYELKNVDMKPTVEYAVKPEYPMYALRSRIEGKVYVKLKISTAGAVIDAEVMKADPEGVFDKAALKAVRKWRFTPAYKENRKVNVWGVIVPISFSLEQ, from the coding sequence ATGGCTAAAAGTATTTTTCTTGCGGTATTAAAGTCTGTGCTGGCTTTAGTGATGACAGTAGTAGTCTTTACTGTCTTCCGCGGGGCAGACAATCACTACAAGCTGACAAACAATCCATCACAGGGCGAGCTGACAGTTCAGCGCCCCGCAGATGATGACCGCACGCAGGAGGAGATGAAAGAAAATCTTCTGGAACAGGAAGAGCAGGAGATTGTTCCCGAACCTGTGGAAATAATTATGGATGACATTCCGGTTGATATGGAATTTGAAACCGGCGATGTCTTTGTACCTGTTGCAGAGCCGCAGGTGGATGTCTCTGCTGTTGATATGCCTTCCGCACCGAGAGACCAGCAGGCTAAAAGTTCTGCTTCCGGCGCAGAAGGGCTTTATGAACTGAAAAATGTGGATATGAAACCCACCGTGGAATACGCAGTTAAACCCGAATACCCTATGTATGCTCTACGGAGCCGCATAGAGGGGAAGGTTTACGTAAAACTGAAGATTAGCACTGCGGGGGCAGTTATTGATGCCGAGGTCATGAAGGCTGACCCTGAGGGTGTTTTTGATAAAGCGGCTCTTAAAGCTGTGCGTAAATGGCGGTTTACTCCGGCATATAAGGAAAACAGGAAGGTGAATGTATGGGGTGTTATCGTACCTATAAGTTTTTCTCTGGAGCAGTAG
- a CDS encoding tetratricopeptide repeat protein codes for MGCYRTYKFFSGAVALILLMICQPVFAYDMERGLKDSAKGVYADAYDHFEKSDYRGALELIESYLDGGGEDNGLLCLLAGNSHLKENDLEHAYGWYLKSAELYGDNPDIYKTAGSIAYQLKKGGESERCLSKAVQLGLQDDSVSRMLADIYVKQDRLAEAETALKAVRDRNEKDNKLMLYIYAKNGKIRNARHMLHHLVDNTRSDWWKLYGMYVMENDPKEAAAAFRVYIKTSDVQPDEMRMISGLLAKQKVYDEAYEIMDRIGVEKTCSDYSTQGRMGYKLGRFDETRDVLEKSMEKGCMKESGLTLAYVYYRKGEYGRAADMFEKFSNRPKMVYMAALSRYKNGEYSSAETLLRSLPGNSKLKNKVSKLYKLIGDKNDN; via the coding sequence ATGGGGTGTTATCGTACCTATAAGTTTTTCTCTGGAGCAGTAGCACTTATCTTACTGATGATATGTCAGCCTGTATTTGCCTATGATATGGAAAGAGGGCTTAAAGATTCAGCAAAAGGCGTTTATGCCGATGCTTATGATCATTTTGAAAAGAGTGACTACAGAGGTGCTCTGGAGCTGATTGAGAGCTATCTTGATGGCGGTGGAGAGGACAACGGTCTTCTGTGTCTGCTGGCGGGTAATTCACACCTGAAGGAAAATGATCTGGAACATGCCTACGGCTGGTATCTGAAATCTGCTGAACTATATGGGGATAACCCCGACATATATAAAACAGCAGGTTCAATTGCGTATCAGCTTAAAAAAGGGGGAGAATCCGAAAGATGTCTGAGCAAGGCTGTTCAGCTCGGTTTGCAAGATGATTCTGTAAGCAGGATGCTGGCAGATATATATGTGAAACAGGACAGGCTGGCAGAAGCTGAAACTGCCCTTAAAGCTGTTCGTGACCGAAATGAGAAAGACAACAAGCTGATGCTTTATATATATGCAAAAAACGGAAAGATCAGAAATGCAAGGCACATGCTGCATCATCTGGTGGATAATACACGCAGTGACTGGTGGAAGCTTTATGGGATGTATGTGATGGAAAACGACCCGAAAGAGGCAGCAGCAGCCTTTCGTGTTTACATAAAGACATCTGATGTTCAGCCGGACGAGATGAGAATGATATCGGGACTTTTAGCTAAACAGAAAGTTTATGATGAGGCATACGAGATTATGGATAGGATAGGTGTTGAAAAAACATGCAGTGATTACAGTACACAGGGGAGAATGGGGTATAAGCTCGGCAGGTTTGATGAAACCAGAGATGTCCTCGAAAAATCTATGGAAAAGGGATGTATGAAGGAGAGCGGTTTAACACTCGCCTATGTCTATTATCGAAAAGGGGAGTACGGACGTGCCGCAGATATGTTTGAAAAGTTCAGCAATAGACCGAAGATGGTCTATATGGCTGCGCTTTCCAGATACAAAAACGGTGAATACTCCAGCGCAGAGACATTGCTTAGGTCGCTGCCTGGAAACAGCAAACTGAAAAATAAAGTAAGTAAACTATATAAACTAATAGGGGACAAGAATGATAACTAA